A genomic stretch from Pontivivens ytuae includes:
- a CDS encoding Gfo/Idh/MocA family protein, which translates to MSKLNWGMIGGGEGSQIGPAHRLGAQADGRFVMAAGALDADPARGRDYAQRLGVAADRAYGDWREMLAAERDRPDRIDLVTVATPNNTHFEITKAFLEAGFHVLCEKPMTMTVAEGEEIVRLARDTGRICAVNYGYSAYPMVRQMKAMVAAGELGAIRCVVANFSHGHHAAGDDADNPRVRWRYDPAQAGVSGQMADCGIHALHLASFILGDEVRTLSADFASTVPGRVLEDDAMVNFRTESGTVGRLWTSTIALGRQHGLDIQVFGEKAGLRWASEQPNQVYLHRLGGRVEIMEKGEAGLTDEAQRLSRVPIAHPEGFPLAIANIYLDLANRIAGAPAGHLPSAEDGLRSMAAVHAAVASAKADGAWVDARPPMFR; encoded by the coding sequence ATGAGCAAACTGAACTGGGGCATGATCGGTGGTGGCGAGGGTAGCCAGATCGGCCCCGCACACCGGTTGGGCGCGCAGGCGGACGGGCGCTTCGTCATGGCGGCAGGGGCGCTGGACGCAGACCCCGCACGCGGGCGGGACTATGCGCAGCGCCTCGGCGTGGCCGCCGACCGCGCCTATGGCGACTGGCGGGAGATGCTGGCGGCGGAGCGGGACCGCCCGGACCGCATCGACCTCGTCACCGTGGCCACGCCCAACAACACGCATTTCGAGATCACCAAGGCGTTCCTCGAGGCGGGCTTCCATGTGCTGTGCGAGAAGCCGATGACCATGACCGTGGCGGAGGGGGAAGAGATCGTGCGCCTCGCCCGCGACACCGGGCGGATCTGCGCTGTGAACTACGGCTACTCCGCTTATCCGATGGTGCGGCAGATGAAGGCGATGGTCGCCGCCGGTGAGCTCGGCGCCATCCGCTGCGTCGTCGCGAACTTCAGCCATGGGCACCATGCGGCAGGCGATGATGCGGACAATCCGCGGGTGCGCTGGCGCTACGACCCGGCGCAGGCCGGGGTCTCGGGCCAGATGGCCGATTGCGGGATCCACGCGCTGCATCTGGCAAGCTTCATCCTCGGCGACGAGGTGCGCACGCTGTCGGCCGATTTCGCCTCTACCGTTCCGGGGCGGGTGCTGGAGGATGACGCGATGGTGAACTTCCGTACGGAAAGTGGGACCGTTGGGCGGCTCTGGACCTCGACCATCGCGCTGGGGCGCCAGCACGGGCTCGACATCCAGGTCTTCGGGGAGAAGGCGGGCCTGCGCTGGGCCTCCGAACAGCCGAACCAGGTCTATCTGCACCGCCTCGGCGGCCGGGTGGAGATCATGGAGAAGGGCGAGGCCGGGCTGACCGACGAGGCGCAGCGGCTGAGCCGGGTGCCCATCGCCCATCCCGAAGGCTTTCCGCTGGCCATCGCCAACATCTATCTCGACCTCGCAAACCGGATCGCGGGCGCGCCCGCGGGCCATCTGCCGAGTGCGGAGGACGGGCTGCGCTCGATGGCGGCGGTCCATGCGGCGGTGGCCTCGGCGAAGGCCGACGGCGCCTGGGTCGATGCCCGTCCGCCGATGTTCCGCTGA
- a CDS encoding sugar phosphate isomerase/epimerase family protein, translating to MTIRIGNAPCSWGVEFAGDPRNPDWRDVLRENAAAGYTGIELGPVGFMPEDPPQVADALAEHGLELIGGVVFRAFHDPAQWEDVLDGARRTCDALRAHGARHLVLIDSISPRRAPTAGRWDAAEKMEPGEWGAFRDRIAHVARMGAEEYGLTVGIHAHAAGFIDFEPELERLLDEVDERILKICFDTGHHSYAGYDPVAFMERHVGRISYMHFKDIDPAVKADVIARGTGFYDACGQGIFCNLGEGDVDFPRVRRILLDAGFEGWCTVEQDCDPTIAGTDPLRDAMANRAYLNSIGFA from the coding sequence ATGACCATCCGGATCGGCAATGCGCCCTGTTCGTGGGGCGTGGAGTTTGCGGGCGATCCGCGCAATCCCGACTGGCGCGACGTGCTGCGGGAGAATGCGGCGGCGGGCTACACGGGCATCGAGCTCGGCCCCGTCGGCTTCATGCCCGAGGATCCGCCGCAGGTCGCTGACGCGCTGGCCGAGCATGGGCTGGAGCTGATCGGCGGCGTCGTCTTCCGCGCCTTCCATGACCCCGCGCAGTGGGAGGATGTGTTGGATGGCGCGCGCCGGACCTGTGATGCGCTCAGGGCGCACGGGGCGCGGCACCTGGTCCTGATCGACTCGATCTCGCCCCGCCGCGCACCGACCGCCGGACGCTGGGACGCGGCCGAGAAGATGGAGCCGGGCGAATGGGGCGCCTTCCGCGACCGGATCGCCCACGTGGCGCGGATGGGGGCGGAGGAGTATGGCCTCACAGTGGGCATCCACGCTCATGCCGCGGGCTTCATCGACTTCGAGCCGGAGCTGGAGCGGCTGCTCGACGAGGTTGACGAGCGCATCCTGAAGATCTGCTTCGACACCGGCCATCACTCCTATGCGGGCTACGACCCGGTGGCGTTCATGGAGCGGCATGTGGGCCGCATCAGCTACATGCATTTCAAGGATATCGATCCGGCGGTGAAGGCGGACGTGATTGCCCGGGGCACCGGCTTCTACGACGCGTGCGGGCAGGGGATCTTCTGCAATCTGGGCGAGGGCGACGTCGATTTCCCGCGTGTCCGGCGGATCCTGCTCGATGCCGGGTTCGAGGGCTGGTGCACGGTCGAGCAGGATTGCGACCCGACGATCGCAGGCACCGATCCGCTGCGCGATGCGATGGCGAACCGGGCGTATCTCAACTCCATCGGCTTTGCGTGA